In Bombus vancouverensis nearcticus chromosome 1, iyBomVanc1_principal, whole genome shotgun sequence, a single genomic region encodes these proteins:
- the LOC117153339 gene encoding uncharacterized protein LOC117153339 codes for MQTSLPRQTIGCIGKCTSGLSIDELDQITDNIHKTLTHPRGREIFKKFLEQRGLRDNLECLALYETCMQIITEETNFSYSKKGTTLESLIKRVMQVKEMAEDLDGVPQIDMALLERFNETLNSDSRTSLLSILADTRDRCRDHLRNVHESFKQYASEPCPIIK; via the exons ATGCAGACCTCTTTACCAAGACAAACCATCGGCTGCATCGGAAAATGTACTTCTGGACTAAGTATCGATGAATTAGATCAGATTACAGATAATATACATAAAACTCTGACTCATCCACGTGGAAGggagatttttaaaaaatttttggaacaacgtGGTCTCAGGGACAACCTTGAGTGTTTGGCATTGTACGAAACATGTATGCAGATTATCACAGAAGAGACAAACTTTTC ATACTCGAAAAAGGGAACAACACTGGAGTCGTTAATCAAGAGGGTTATGCAAGTGAAAGAAATGGCTGAAGATTTGGACGGTGTACCGCAGATAGACATGGCACTTCTAGAACGTTtcaatgaaacgttaaatagcgATTCGAGGACTTCTTTACTCAGCATATTAGCAGATACCAGAGATCGGTGTCGCGATCATTTGAGAAACGTTCATGAAAGTTTCAAACAATATGCATCGGAACCGTGTccgataattaaataa
- the LOC117153342 gene encoding uncharacterized protein LOC117153342, with the protein MYQEHKEDSRVQTMIVKINNIRSTIKSLEESLMITRSLEAERWLRYSNLKAKSKIMMDDLRKANKRNKNMLNLFRQSVTDIRLGSDITLPDSLKKEVQRSWHQKYDALLTRNEQLKRELNSRNLLLKEKTQEISSLQQKLLTLGDRLVERNESVESICKKYLTLKRRKDEQEILLRGSIETLQDTLRKSNDGAFKKDSEISSIVSKDALSAREIRRSDGLVYENSFFKSSSAESETQLQN; encoded by the exons ATGTATCAAGAACATAAGGAAGATTCTCGTGTGCAAACAAtgattgtaaaaataaataatatacgcAGTACCATAAAATCTTTGGAGGAAAGTCTCATGATTACCCGGAGCTTAGAAGCGGAGCGATGGCTACGATACTCAAATTTAAAAGCAAAAAGCAAAATAATGATGGACGATCTCAGAAAAGCAAATAAACGCAATAAAAATATGCTCA ATTTATTTCGACAGAGTGTTACTGACATTCGTCTTGGAAGCGATATTACGTTGCCAGATTCTTTGAAAAAGGAAGTACAAAGATCTTGGCATCAGAA GTACGATGCTTTATTAACGCGCAACGAGCAATTAAAACGAGAACTTAATTCCCGAAATTTGCTTCTTAAAGAAAAAACGCAGGAG ATCAGTAGTCTTCAACAAAAATTATTAACACTTGGCGATAGACTCGTTGAACGGAACGAATCCGTGGAaagtatttgtaaaaaatacttgACTTTAAAAAGACGAAAAGATGAACAAGAAATTTTGTTACGTGGTTCTATCGAAACGTTACag GATACATTGAGGAAATCAAACGACGGGGCTTTTAAAAAAGATTCTGAAATATCCTCGATAGTCAGTAAAGATGCGTTATCAGCTCGAGAAATTCGACGTAGCGATGGGCTAGTTTacgaaaattctttttttaagaGTTCTTCTGCAGAAAGCGAAACGCAGTTACAAAACTAG
- the LOC117153336 gene encoding uncharacterized protein LOC117153336 isoform X2, which produces MTKIYEAFFMLYTFLFSPLIILLLICSYFYRRIVEIVLRIQLKDKFAGLLDGTDCVWAIEQSSALSVNNILMILEKDARHSNANFLESFRDLAKNRIVCSYFEKLLYKRKRKFGYYFWERSEEIDLKGRIRWLEYERGNCDGSCDNIYNGHLKRVLSNVCNQPLPENHTASWEILIGKCCPRSSHHYLRRMEERLTSKIKVPILFRVHHSLGDGMALLKFFRDIIIDKEPVPETFLQLEHTSFRMKSEKTKKSNATVPVTNPVNPCLNIDNSLNSTTVQKDVMSATMPFIYLVVFPHVVKLLKKRFNEGLEYLRNVTLEELRQETRLFLMGERDKLNTFFSEIVWKKVQNYLKMTKIIIDAPGCLIQQAFRSMDKSALHGAELSGEKLISYWLEDDFKNACNQRLFTKIQNIRSITGARFGDVLLAALSVSLHKYFLRMNEPVPTKLSVVLPMKIEEWSENLPLQNNFSVGILPLCISQINGKQLADPRENSQLLERLDAIKRANDSLRKSPDYKVNFLVMKYLTAVLPDKFLRPIFRSYSTMVFSNLVGPQEVKLMGHPLKNIVFWIPNRSYTGIGCSLLTYRGYLHLSLIADKALVQNEKALTRILENTVNEIDNLYDRLTLSFFSKKLHRSISTPTKKGRKK; this is translated from the exons ATGACGAAAATATACGAAGCATTCTTCATGCTCTATACCTTTCTTTTCTCTCCgttaattattttactattaatATGCTCGTACTTTTATCGTCGAATCGTAGAGATCGTTCTAAGGATACAATTGAAGGATAAATTCGCTGGTCTTCTTGATGGGACGGATTGCGTTTGGGCTATAGAACAATCATCGGCACTTTCTGTGAACAACATCCTTATGATCTTAGAAAAAGATGCTCGACATTCGAACGCCAACTTCTTGGAGAGTTTTCGAGATTTGGCAAAAAATCGTATAGTGTGCTCGTATTTCGAGAAGTTATTGtataagagaaagagaaagttcGGCTACTATTTCTGGGAGAGGAGCGAGGAGATCGATCTGAAAGGACGGATCAGATGGTTGGAATATGAGCGTGGGAACTGCGACGGATCCTGTGACAATATTTATAACGGTCACTTGAAAAGGGTTTTGTCGAATGTTTGCAATCAGCCTCTACCGGAGAATCATACAGCATCCTGGGAGATTTTAATTGGGAAATGTTGCCCCAGGTCGAGTCATCATTATCTTCGACGAATGGAGGAACGTTTGACGAGCAAAATCAAGGTTCCTATTTTGTTTCGCGTCCATCATTCCTTAGGCGATGGTATGGCTCTCCTCAAATTCTTTAGGGACATTATTATCGACAAAGAACCGGTCCCAGAAACGTTCTTGCAGTTGGAGCATACGAGTTTTAGAATGAAGAGCGAGAAAACGAAGAAGTCAAATGCGACAGTACCTGTGACGAATCCTGTGAATCCTTGCTTGAACATCGACAACAGCTTAAACAGCACTACAGTTCAAAAGGATGTTATGTCGGCTACCATGCCGTTCATCTATTTAGTGGTGTTTCCACATGTCGTtaaattattaaagaaaaggTTCAACGAGGGACTAGAGTACCTGCGAAACGTTACTTTGGAAGAATTGAGACAGGAAACGAGACTATTTCTAATGGGAGAACGAGATAAATTAAATACTTTTTTCTCGGAAATTGTTTGGAAGAAGGtacagaattatttaaaaatgacGAAGATTATCATAGATGCTCCTGGTTGCTTGATTCAACAAGCTTTTCGTAGCATGGACAAAAG CGCACTCCATGGAGCAGAATTATCAGGTGAAAAATTGATCTCTTATTGGCTCGAGGATGATTTCAAGAATGCCTGCAATCAGAGGCTCTTTACAAAGATTCAGAACATAAGAAGCATCACAGGCGCAAGATTTGGAGACGTACTATTAGCTGCTCTGTCCGTTAGTTTACACAAGTACTTTCTTCGG atGAACGAACCGGTTCCAACGAAATTAAGCGTCGTCCTACCGATGAAAATCGAGGAATGGAGCGAGAACCTTCCGTTGCAAAATAATTTCTCAGTTGGCATATTGCCGCTTTGTATTTCGCAGATAAACGGCAAACAGCTTGCGGATCCACGTGAAAATTCTCAACTTTTAGAACGCCTTGATGCTATTAAGAGAGCAAATGATTCGCTCAGAAAGAGTCCCGATTACAAAGTGAATTTTTTGGTGATGAAGTATCTCACAGCTGTGTTGCCTGATAAATTTTTACGACCGATTTTTAGGAGTTACAGCACGATGGTGTTTAGCAATTTAGTTGGTCCTCAGGAAGTAAAATTAATGGGCCATCCTttgaaaaatatcgttttttgGATACCAAACAG GAGTTACACGGGAATTGGATGTTCGTTGTTAACTTATCGGGGTTACCTGCACTTATCTTTGATCGCTGATAAAGCTTTGGTGCAAAATGAAAAGGCTCTTACAAGAATCTTGGAGAACACTGTAAATGAAATTGATAATCTTTACGACAGGCTAACTTTATCATTTTTTTCGAAAAAACTTCATAGGAGTATATCAACACCCACAAAGAAAG GTCGTAAAAAATAA
- the LOC117153336 gene encoding uncharacterized protein LOC117153336 isoform X1, translating into MTKIYEAFFMLYTFLFSPLIILLLICSYFYRRIVEIVLRIQLKDKFAGLLDGTDCVWAIEQSSALSVNNILMILEKDARHSNANFLESFRDLAKNRIVCSYFEKLLYKRKRKFGYYFWERSEEIDLKGRIRWLEYERGNCDGSCDNIYNGHLKRVLSNVCNQPLPENHTASWEILIGKCCPRSSHHYLRRMEERLTSKIKVPILFRVHHSLGDGMALLKFFRDIIIDKEPVPETFLQLEHTSFRMKSEKTKKSNATVPVTNPVNPCLNIDNSLNSTTVQKDVMSATMPFIYLVVFPHVVKLLKKRFNEGLEYLRNVTLEELRQETRLFLMGERDKLNTFFSEIVWKKVQNYLKMTKIIIDAPGCLIQQAFRSMDKSALHGAELSGEKLISYWLEDDFKNACNQRLFTKIQNIRSITGARFGDVLLAALSVSLHKYFLRMNEPVPTKLSVVLPMKIEEWSENLPLQNNFSVGILPLCISQINGKQLADPRENSQLLERLDAIKRANDSLRKSPDYKVNFLVMKYLTAVLPDKFLRPIFRSYSTMVFSNLVGPQEVKLMGHPLKNIVFWIPNRSYTGIGCSLLTYRGYLHLSLIADKALVQNEKALTRILENTVNEIDNLYDRLTLSFFSKKLHRSISTPTKKAIGVL; encoded by the exons ATGACGAAAATATACGAAGCATTCTTCATGCTCTATACCTTTCTTTTCTCTCCgttaattattttactattaatATGCTCGTACTTTTATCGTCGAATCGTAGAGATCGTTCTAAGGATACAATTGAAGGATAAATTCGCTGGTCTTCTTGATGGGACGGATTGCGTTTGGGCTATAGAACAATCATCGGCACTTTCTGTGAACAACATCCTTATGATCTTAGAAAAAGATGCTCGACATTCGAACGCCAACTTCTTGGAGAGTTTTCGAGATTTGGCAAAAAATCGTATAGTGTGCTCGTATTTCGAGAAGTTATTGtataagagaaagagaaagttcGGCTACTATTTCTGGGAGAGGAGCGAGGAGATCGATCTGAAAGGACGGATCAGATGGTTGGAATATGAGCGTGGGAACTGCGACGGATCCTGTGACAATATTTATAACGGTCACTTGAAAAGGGTTTTGTCGAATGTTTGCAATCAGCCTCTACCGGAGAATCATACAGCATCCTGGGAGATTTTAATTGGGAAATGTTGCCCCAGGTCGAGTCATCATTATCTTCGACGAATGGAGGAACGTTTGACGAGCAAAATCAAGGTTCCTATTTTGTTTCGCGTCCATCATTCCTTAGGCGATGGTATGGCTCTCCTCAAATTCTTTAGGGACATTATTATCGACAAAGAACCGGTCCCAGAAACGTTCTTGCAGTTGGAGCATACGAGTTTTAGAATGAAGAGCGAGAAAACGAAGAAGTCAAATGCGACAGTACCTGTGACGAATCCTGTGAATCCTTGCTTGAACATCGACAACAGCTTAAACAGCACTACAGTTCAAAAGGATGTTATGTCGGCTACCATGCCGTTCATCTATTTAGTGGTGTTTCCACATGTCGTtaaattattaaagaaaaggTTCAACGAGGGACTAGAGTACCTGCGAAACGTTACTTTGGAAGAATTGAGACAGGAAACGAGACTATTTCTAATGGGAGAACGAGATAAATTAAATACTTTTTTCTCGGAAATTGTTTGGAAGAAGGtacagaattatttaaaaatgacGAAGATTATCATAGATGCTCCTGGTTGCTTGATTCAACAAGCTTTTCGTAGCATGGACAAAAG CGCACTCCATGGAGCAGAATTATCAGGTGAAAAATTGATCTCTTATTGGCTCGAGGATGATTTCAAGAATGCCTGCAATCAGAGGCTCTTTACAAAGATTCAGAACATAAGAAGCATCACAGGCGCAAGATTTGGAGACGTACTATTAGCTGCTCTGTCCGTTAGTTTACACAAGTACTTTCTTCGG atGAACGAACCGGTTCCAACGAAATTAAGCGTCGTCCTACCGATGAAAATCGAGGAATGGAGCGAGAACCTTCCGTTGCAAAATAATTTCTCAGTTGGCATATTGCCGCTTTGTATTTCGCAGATAAACGGCAAACAGCTTGCGGATCCACGTGAAAATTCTCAACTTTTAGAACGCCTTGATGCTATTAAGAGAGCAAATGATTCGCTCAGAAAGAGTCCCGATTACAAAGTGAATTTTTTGGTGATGAAGTATCTCACAGCTGTGTTGCCTGATAAATTTTTACGACCGATTTTTAGGAGTTACAGCACGATGGTGTTTAGCAATTTAGTTGGTCCTCAGGAAGTAAAATTAATGGGCCATCCTttgaaaaatatcgttttttgGATACCAAACAG GAGTTACACGGGAATTGGATGTTCGTTGTTAACTTATCGGGGTTACCTGCACTTATCTTTGATCGCTGATAAAGCTTTGGTGCAAAATGAAAAGGCTCTTACAAGAATCTTGGAGAACACTGTAAATGAAATTGATAATCTTTACGACAGGCTAACTTTATCATTTTTTTCGAAAAAACTTCATAGGAGTATATCAACACCCACAAAGAAAG CAATCGGTGTGTTGTAA